A stretch of the Oncorhynchus nerka isolate Pitt River unplaced genomic scaffold, Oner_Uvic_2.0 unplaced_scaffold_742, whole genome shotgun sequence genome encodes the following:
- the LOC135571139 gene encoding centrosomal protein of 76 kDa-like produces the protein MSLDLYPPLSEILSPDIITTQQSLERQKTAEKERLFLVYAKQWWREFLEIRQANQSKLVKIFAQDENGVNRPVCSYVRVLRAGRLLESPRQAARFVSLLGLEKAPVVGGGGGGKQEQWCSLLAFLCRNKGDCEDHATLLCSLLLGFGLDAYVCVGTKPKSLAHTWVMTRGTDSTITFWESLTAHRYLHQAIDPDAPPLAPQPRPSYPYRTIGCVFNHRSFLANCQPSDAVELCSFDFHNQSRWKAMSEEAVGSVCSPGSNTSLPPLPPLCGPSLEPSAASNQLELELRYLVVEHRKVRVRTTAYRLAQFNL, from the exons ATGAGTCTTGACCTTTACCCTCCTCTATCAGAGATCCTGTCACCTGACATCATCACCacacag CAGTCCCTGGAGCGGCAGAAGACGGCGGAGAAGGAGAGGCTGTTTCTGGTTTATGCCAAACAGTGGTGGAGAGAGTTTCTAGAGATCAGACAGGCCAACCAATCCAAACTGGTCAAGATCTTTGCTCAG GATGAGAACGGCGTCAACAGGCCGGTGTGTTCCTACGTGCGTGTCCTGCGTGCTGGCCGTCTCCTGGAGAGTCCCCGTCAGGCGGCCCGCTTCGTTAGCCTGCTGGGCCTGGAGAAAGCCCCCgtggtggggggaggaggagggggtaaacAGGAGCAGTGGTGCTCCCTTCTCGCCTTCCTCTGTAGAAACAAG GGCGACTGTGAGGACCATGCCACCCTGCTGTGCAGTCTGCTGCTGGGGTTCGGCCTGGATGCCTACGTGTGTGTTGGCACTAAGCCCAAGAGCCTGGCACACACCTGGGTGATGACCAGGGGCACTGACAGCACCATCACCTTCTGGGAGAGCCTGACCGCACACAG GTACCTCCACCAGGCCATTGACCCAGACGCCCCTCCCCTGGCCCCCCAGCCCCGCCCCTCCTATCCCTACAGGACCATCGGCTGTGTGTTCAACCACAGGTCCTTCCTGGCCAACTGCCAGCCGTCGGACGCCGTGGAACTCTGCTCGTTCGACTTCCACAACCAGTCCCGGTGGAAGGCTATGAGTGAGGAGGCTGTTGGCTCAGTGTGCTCCCCGGGCAGCAAcacctctctgccccctctacctcctctctgtggCCCCTCCCTGGAGCCCAGCGCTGCCTCCAACCAGTTGGAACTGGAGCTGAGGTACCTGGTGGTGGAACACAGGAAGGTGAGAGTACGAACAACGGCGTACAGGTTGGCTCAGTTTAACCTGTAA